From one Pseudomonas sp. B21-048 genomic stretch:
- a CDS encoding GspE/PulE family protein: MSVLLATQDRWLDLNDLLRELVAQGFISQDSAEHALNARRRHATTGQQHPLELIASQHLDDLSRPGKHLDLESLTLWLSQQAGQPYLRIDPLKINVAAITPLMSYAFAQRHKILAVSIDRDAVTVASAQPFVSSWEADLTHVLKLPIKRVVANPVDIQRFSVEFFRLAKSVTGATNADQQTSTLGNFEQLLNLGASDQEPDANDAHIVNIVDWLFQYAFQQRASDIHIEPRREQGTVRFRIDGVLHNVYQFPPQVTMAIVSRLKSLGRMNVAEKRKPQDGRVKTKTPDGGEVELRLSTLPTAFGEKMVMRIFDPEVLLKDFDQLGFSADDLRRWQDMTRQPNGIILVTGPTGSGKTTTLYTTLKKLATPEVNLCTIEDPIEMVEPAFNQMQVQHNIDLTFAAGVRALMRQDPDIIMIGEIRDLETAEMAIQAALTGHLVLSTLHTNDAPSAISRLLELGVPHYLIKATVLGVMAQRLVRTLCPHCKAPLTLGEDDWQTLTRPWQAPLPGNAQRAIGCLECRETGYRGRAGVYEIMQLTDGIKALINPDTDLLAVRRQAFKEGMRSLRLSGAQKVAAGLTTIEEVLRVTPQSEQK, encoded by the coding sequence ATGTCCGTTCTACTCGCCACTCAGGACCGCTGGCTGGACCTTAACGATTTGCTGCGTGAACTGGTCGCCCAGGGCTTTATCAGCCAGGACTCGGCCGAACACGCACTCAACGCCCGCCGCCGTCACGCCACCACTGGTCAGCAGCACCCGCTGGAGCTCATCGCCAGCCAACACCTGGACGACCTCAGCCGTCCCGGCAAACACCTCGATCTGGAAAGCCTGACGCTCTGGCTGTCTCAGCAGGCCGGTCAGCCTTACTTGCGCATCGACCCGCTGAAAATCAATGTCGCGGCCATTACGCCGTTGATGTCCTATGCCTTCGCCCAACGCCACAAGATTCTGGCAGTGTCTATCGACCGCGACGCCGTCACCGTGGCCAGCGCCCAGCCCTTCGTCAGCAGTTGGGAAGCCGACCTGACCCACGTATTGAAGCTGCCAATCAAGCGCGTAGTGGCCAACCCGGTGGACATCCAGCGCTTCAGCGTGGAATTTTTCCGCCTGGCCAAATCGGTCACGGGCGCCACCAACGCTGATCAGCAAACAAGCACTCTGGGCAACTTCGAACAGTTGCTCAACCTCGGCGCCAGCGACCAGGAGCCGGACGCCAACGATGCGCACATCGTCAATATCGTCGATTGGCTGTTCCAGTACGCGTTCCAGCAGCGGGCCAGCGATATCCACATCGAACCCCGGCGCGAGCAAGGCACGGTACGTTTTCGCATCGATGGCGTGCTGCACAACGTCTATCAATTCCCGCCGCAGGTGACCATGGCCATCGTCAGCCGCCTGAAAAGCCTGGGGCGGATGAACGTCGCGGAAAAGCGCAAACCCCAGGACGGCCGGGTCAAAACCAAGACCCCGGATGGCGGCGAAGTCGAACTGCGGCTGTCGACATTACCGACTGCATTCGGCGAAAAAATGGTCATGCGGATCTTCGACCCGGAAGTGCTGCTCAAGGACTTCGATCAGCTGGGTTTTTCCGCCGATGACCTGCGCCGCTGGCAAGACATGACCCGCCAGCCCAATGGCATCATTCTGGTGACCGGGCCGACCGGTTCGGGCAAGACCACCACGCTGTATACCACCCTGAAGAAACTGGCGACGCCGGAGGTCAACCTCTGCACCATTGAAGACCCGATCGAAATGGTCGAACCGGCGTTCAATCAGATGCAGGTCCAGCACAACATCGACCTGACCTTTGCCGCCGGCGTGCGCGCGCTGATGCGCCAAGACCCGGACATCATCATGATCGGCGAGATCCGCGACCTCGAAACCGCCGAGATGGCGATTCAGGCCGCACTCACCGGCCACTTGGTGTTGTCGACGTTGCACACCAACGACGCCCCGAGCGCCATCAGCCGCCTGCTGGAACTCGGCGTGCCGCATTACCTGATCAAGGCCACGGTGCTCGGGGTCATGGCTCAGCGTCTGGTCCGTACGCTATGCCCTCACTGCAAGGCACCATTAACGTTGGGCGAGGACGACTGGCAAACCCTGACCCGGCCTTGGCAAGCGCCACTGCCAGGCAACGCACAACGCGCCATCGGCTGCCTGGAATGCCGCGAAACCGGCTATCGCGGCCGCGCCGGGGTGTACGAAATCATGCAGCTGACTGACGGCATTAAAGCGCTGATCAACCCTGATACCGATTTGCTGGCGGTCCGCCGTCAGGCTTTCAAGGAAGGCATGCGCAGTTTGCGCTTGTCGGGGGCGCAGAAAGTGGCGGCGGGTTTGACCACGATCGAAGAGGTGTTGCGAGTGACGCCGCAGAGCGAGCAGAAATAG
- the gcvT gene encoding glycine cleavage system aminomethyltransferase GcvT yields the protein MGQRTPLYDLHLALGAKMVDFGGWDMPLHYGSQVEEHHQVRRDCGVFDVSHMTVIDVDGPQAKAWLQYLLANDVERLHSPGRAFYSAMLNEHGGIVDDMIVYRLEDGYRLVVNASTRNQDLAWMQAHLGDFDVQLNERSELAMLAIQGPHARHKIAELVTQSRGTLIQQLKYFEGQTDGDWFIARTGYTGEDGLEIVLPADQAPGFFNDLVGAGISPIGLGARDTLRVEAGMNLYGQDIHQDVSPLASNMAWSIAWEPATRPFIGRTALEAELAAGVQHKLVGLVLEERGVLRAHQVVRIADVGEGEITSGSFSPTLSKSIALARVPVATADRAEVEIRGKWYPVRVVKPTFVRHGKTLI from the coding sequence ATGGGACAGCGTACGCCTCTGTATGACCTTCATCTCGCCCTCGGCGCGAAGATGGTCGATTTTGGCGGTTGGGACATGCCTCTGCATTACGGCTCTCAGGTCGAGGAACACCATCAGGTGCGCCGCGATTGCGGGGTTTTCGATGTATCCCACATGACCGTGATCGATGTTGACGGCCCTCAGGCCAAGGCCTGGCTTCAGTATTTACTGGCCAATGACGTCGAACGTCTGCACAGCCCCGGCCGTGCCTTTTACAGCGCCATGCTCAACGAGCACGGCGGCATCGTCGACGACATGATCGTCTATCGTCTCGAGGACGGTTATCGCCTGGTGGTCAATGCCTCCACCCGCAATCAGGATCTGGCCTGGATGCAAGCTCATCTCGGCGACTTCGATGTGCAGCTCAACGAGCGCTCCGAGTTGGCGATGCTGGCCATTCAAGGGCCTCACGCCCGGCACAAGATTGCCGAACTGGTGACTCAGTCCCGTGGCACGCTGATTCAGCAGCTCAAATATTTCGAAGGTCAAACCGACGGTGACTGGTTCATCGCGCGCACCGGTTACACCGGTGAGGATGGTCTGGAAATCGTGCTGCCGGCCGATCAGGCGCCGGGGTTCTTCAATGATCTGGTGGGTGCGGGCATTTCCCCGATCGGCCTCGGTGCCCGCGATACCTTGCGGGTCGAAGCCGGCATGAACCTCTACGGTCAGGATATTCATCAAGACGTTTCGCCATTAGCCTCCAACATGGCCTGGAGCATTGCCTGGGAACCGGCCACGCGCCCGTTCATCGGCCGCACTGCCCTGGAAGCCGAACTGGCTGCCGGCGTGCAGCACAAACTGGTCGGTCTGGTCCTTGAAGAACGGGGAGTTTTGCGTGCGCATCAGGTGGTTCGCATCGCCGATGTTGGCGAAGGGGAGATCACCAGTGGTAGTTTCTCTCCTACGCTTAGCAAGTCGATAGCACTGGCGCGCGTGCCGGTGGCCACCGCTGACCGCGCTGAAGTGGAAATCCGTGGCAAGTGGTACCCGGTTCGAGTGGTCAAACCGACCTTCGTACGCCACGGCAAAACCTTGATCTAA
- a CDS encoding iron ABC transporter permease, whose product MAHPAQRRWYPLVFAIAALVLLPLSVLLLSWQTIDQQIWSHLWDTQMPRLLGNTLTLVLGVGFGVTLLGVSLAWLTSLCEFPGRRWLDWALMLPFAIPAYVLAFVFVGLLDFAGPVQTLLREWFGSGLRLPRVRSTGGVILVLVLVFYPYVYLLARTAFLAQGKGLMEAARVLGQSPWQAFWRVALPMARPAIGAGVALALMETLADFGAVSVFNFDTFTTAIYKTWYGFFSLSTAAQLASLLLLVVMVVLYGERRARGANRASNERPRVKALYHLRGVKALAAMSWCGLVFACAFVIPVLQLMVWFWQRGRFDLDERYAGLIVHTLYLGGMAALITVSVALVLAFARRLAPTRAIRSGISLANLGYALPGSVLAVSIMLAFSYLDRELVIPLSGWLGGAGKPLLLGSLSALLLAYLVRFIAVAYGPLESSLARIRPSLPEAARSLGVSGPRLFFKVYLPLLLPGTLSAALLVFVDVLKEMPATLLMRPFGWDTLAVRIFEMTSEGEWARASLPALTLVLVGLLPVIGLIRRSAHRNT is encoded by the coding sequence TTGGCCCACCCCGCTCAACGCCGCTGGTATCCCCTGGTCTTCGCCATTGCTGCGCTGGTCCTGCTGCCCCTGAGCGTCCTGCTTCTTTCCTGGCAAACCATCGATCAGCAGATCTGGTCCCACCTGTGGGACACCCAGATGCCGCGACTGCTGGGCAATACCCTCACGCTGGTCCTCGGTGTCGGTTTCGGCGTAACGCTGCTGGGCGTCAGCCTGGCCTGGCTCACCAGCCTTTGCGAATTCCCTGGGCGGCGTTGGCTGGATTGGGCGCTGATGCTGCCCTTTGCGATTCCTGCCTACGTGCTGGCCTTCGTCTTTGTCGGCCTGCTGGATTTTGCCGGCCCCGTGCAAACCTTGTTGCGTGAATGGTTCGGCAGCGGTCTGAGGCTGCCGCGAGTGCGCTCCACCGGCGGTGTGATTCTGGTGCTGGTGCTGGTTTTCTATCCGTACGTTTACCTGTTGGCGCGTACCGCTTTCCTGGCTCAGGGCAAAGGCTTGATGGAAGCAGCGCGAGTCCTTGGGCAATCCCCATGGCAGGCGTTCTGGCGTGTGGCGTTGCCCATGGCACGTCCGGCCATCGGCGCGGGGGTGGCGTTGGCGCTGATGGAAACCCTGGCGGATTTTGGTGCGGTGTCGGTGTTCAACTTCGATACGTTCACCACCGCTATCTACAAAACCTGGTACGGCTTCTTCAGCCTTTCCACCGCGGCGCAACTGGCCAGCCTGTTGCTGTTGGTGGTGATGGTCGTGCTGTATGGCGAGCGCCGTGCCCGCGGGGCCAACCGGGCGAGCAACGAACGGCCACGGGTCAAGGCGTTGTATCACCTGCGCGGGGTCAAGGCGCTGGCGGCCATGAGCTGGTGTGGTCTGGTATTCGCCTGCGCCTTCGTCATTCCCGTGCTGCAACTGATGGTGTGGTTCTGGCAACGCGGGCGCTTCGATCTGGATGAGCGCTATGCCGGATTGATCGTGCATACCCTGTACCTGGGCGGTATGGCGGCGTTGATCACCGTCAGTGTCGCTCTGGTGCTCGCCTTTGCCCGTCGATTGGCGCCGACCCGGGCGATCCGTTCCGGCATCAGTCTGGCTAACCTTGGTTATGCGTTGCCAGGCTCCGTACTGGCGGTGTCGATCATGCTGGCGTTCAGTTACCTGGATCGCGAACTGGTGATCCCGTTGTCAGGCTGGCTTGGCGGCGCGGGCAAACCGTTACTGCTGGGCAGTCTGTCGGCGTTGTTGCTGGCCTATCTGGTGCGATTCATCGCCGTGGCTTACGGACCGCTGGAAAGCAGCCTGGCGCGAATACGGCCATCATTGCCCGAAGCAGCACGTAGCCTTGGCGTCAGTGGGCCACGACTGTTTTTCAAAGTGTATCTGCCGCTGCTGCTGCCGGGCACGTTGAGTGCTGCGTTGCTGGTGTTCGTCGACGTGCTCAAGGAAATGCCGGCGACCCTGCTGATGCGCCCGTTCGGCTGGGACACGCTGGCGGTGCGCATCTTTGAAATGACCAGCGAGGGCGAGTGGGCGAGGGCCTCGTTGCCGGCACTGACCCTGGTTTTGGTTGGGCTGTTACCGGTCATCGGACTGATCAGAAGGTCGGCGCATCGAAACACCTAG
- a CDS encoding Lrp/AsnC family transcriptional regulator, producing MHSELDGYDRKILALLQEDASLSSAQIAEQVGLSQSPCWRRIQRMKEEGIIRAQVTLLDRKKIGLNTQIFAEIKLNAHGRSNFNEFTEAIRGFPEVLECYVLMGSVDFLLRIVTADIEAYERFFFEKLSMVPGIQEVNSIVALSEIKSTTSLPVLR from the coding sequence ATGCACAGCGAGCTGGATGGCTACGACCGCAAGATTCTCGCGTTGCTGCAAGAGGACGCTTCGCTCTCCAGCGCGCAGATCGCCGAACAGGTAGGGCTCTCACAGTCGCCGTGCTGGCGGCGGATTCAGCGGATGAAGGAAGAGGGGATCATTCGCGCTCAGGTGACGTTGCTTGACCGGAAGAAAATCGGTCTTAACACGCAGATCTTCGCCGAGATCAAACTCAACGCCCACGGACGTTCGAACTTCAACGAATTCACCGAAGCGATTCGCGGTTTTCCCGAAGTACTGGAATGTTATGTGCTGATGGGGTCGGTGGATTTCTTGCTGCGGATTGTCACGGCAGACATCGAGGCTTATGAGCGCTTCTTCTTCGAGAAGCTGTCGATGGTGCCGGGGATTCAGGAGGTCAACTCGATCGTGGCGTTGTCGGAAATCAAATCCACGACGAGTTTGCCGGTGTTGCGCTGA
- a CDS encoding DUF2388 domain-containing protein, producing the protein MRLKLAVATFAVLSLPVGSAMADDSFLRNVLTSGATTGTSYLTSRDHKLVVAAQDDAGSFVASDGAIRGPYLEAAMQKVRADNPGLQATDMELANAILAKNAIASK; encoded by the coding sequence ATGCGTCTCAAACTTGCTGTCGCTACCTTCGCCGTGTTGTCCCTCCCAGTCGGTTCGGCGATGGCTGATGACAGCTTTTTGCGTAACGTTCTTACGTCCGGTGCCACCACCGGTACGTCCTACCTGACCTCCAGGGATCATAAGCTGGTCGTCGCTGCCCAGGACGACGCCGGCAGCTTTGTCGCCAGTGACGGCGCCATTCGCGGCCCGTACCTGGAAGCCGCCATGCAGAAAGTCCGCGCCGACAACCCTGGCCTGCAAGCCACGGACATGGAACTGGCGAACGCAATCCTGGCGAAGAATGCCATCGCCTCGAAATAA
- the gcvP gene encoding aminomethyl-transferring glycine dehydrogenase codes for MSQLPSLSQLRDPNTFLRRHLGPDAAEQQAMLDSLGLGSRVELIEQTVPPGIRLNRPLDLPPALDEEAALAKLRGYAEQNQVWTSLIGMGYHGTLTPAVILRNVLENPGWYTAYTPYQPEIAQGRLEALLNFQQLTIDLTGLELANASLLDEATAAAEAMALAKRVAKSRSNLFFVDENCHPQTISVVRTRAEGFGFKLIVDAVDNLKQHQVFGALLQYPDTHGEVRDLRPLIDHLHAQQALACVATDLLSLLMLTPPGELGADVVFGSSQRFGVPMGYGGPHAAFFASRDEYKRAIPGRIIGVSKDARGNVALRMALQTREQHIRREKANSNICTAQVLLANIASFYAVYHGPEGLKRIAQRVHRLTCILAAGLERHGITRLNQHFFDTLTLEVGGTQTAIIESAQVAQINLRILGRGQLGLSLDETCDETTVAKLFNVFLGADHGLNIDDLDAEALASGIPAGLQRSTPYLRHPVFNAHHSETEMLRYLKQLENKDLALNQSMIPLGSCTMKLNATSEMIPITWPQFANLHPFVPKEQGVGYSLMIEELERWLCAITGFDAICMQPNSGAQGEYAGLLAIRKYHESRHQGARDICLIPSSAHGTNPASAQMAGMRVVIVECDEGGNVDLNDLKEKATEAGDKLACLMATYPSTHGVYEEGISEICEVIHNHGGQVYMDGANLNAQVGLARPADIGADVSHMNLHKTFCIPHGGGGPGMGPIGVRAHLAPFVANHPVVPIEGPLPENGAVSAAPWGSASILPISWMYIAMMGPQLADASEVAILAANYLAQHLAGAFPVLYTGRNERVAHECILDLRPLKALTGISEEDVAKRLMDYGFHAPTMSFPVPGTLMVEPTESESKAELDRFIGAMLSIRAEITEVQNGNWPAEDNPLKRSPHTLADITGVWERPYSIAQAVTPDAHTKAHKYWPVVNRVDNVYGDRNLFCACVPVDEYR; via the coding sequence ATGTCCCAGTTGCCGTCCTTGAGCCAGTTACGCGACCCCAATACCTTTCTGCGCCGCCACTTGGGCCCCGATGCCGCCGAGCAGCAGGCGATGCTCGACAGCCTTGGTCTTGGCAGCCGGGTCGAACTGATCGAGCAGACGGTGCCGCCGGGAATCCGCCTCAACCGGCCGTTGGATCTACCGCCGGCCCTCGACGAGGAAGCCGCACTGGCCAAGCTGCGGGGCTACGCCGAGCAGAACCAGGTCTGGACCAGCCTGATCGGAATGGGGTACCACGGCACCCTCACGCCGGCCGTCATCCTGCGCAACGTGCTGGAAAATCCCGGTTGGTACACCGCCTATACCCCCTATCAACCAGAGATCGCCCAAGGCCGGCTCGAAGCGTTGTTGAATTTCCAGCAGTTGACCATCGACCTGACCGGCCTGGAACTGGCCAACGCCTCGCTGCTGGATGAAGCCACGGCGGCAGCCGAGGCCATGGCTCTGGCCAAGCGCGTGGCCAAGTCCAGGAGCAACCTGTTTTTCGTCGATGAGAATTGCCACCCGCAGACCATTTCCGTAGTGCGGACCCGGGCCGAAGGGTTCGGTTTCAAGCTGATCGTCGACGCTGTGGATAACTTGAAACAACATCAGGTGTTCGGCGCGCTGCTGCAATATCCCGACACCCATGGCGAAGTGCGTGATCTGCGCCCATTGATCGATCATTTGCATGCCCAGCAAGCTCTGGCCTGTGTAGCGACCGATCTGCTAAGCCTGCTGATGCTGACTCCGCCGGGGGAGCTGGGTGCCGACGTGGTATTCGGTTCGTCCCAGCGCTTTGGTGTGCCCATGGGTTACGGCGGCCCGCACGCGGCGTTTTTTGCCAGCCGCGACGAATACAAACGGGCAATTCCCGGGCGGATTATCGGCGTGTCGAAAGATGCGCGTGGCAACGTCGCCCTGCGCATGGCCCTGCAAACCCGCGAGCAACATATTCGCCGGGAGAAAGCTAACTCCAACATCTGCACCGCTCAGGTGCTGCTGGCCAATATCGCCAGTTTCTACGCGGTCTACCATGGCCCGGAAGGGCTCAAACGGATTGCCCAGCGCGTCCATCGGCTGACCTGCATCCTCGCTGCTGGCCTGGAGCGTCACGGCATTACACGTCTCAACCAACACTTCTTCGACACCCTGACCCTGGAGGTCGGTGGCACTCAGACTGCGATCATCGAAAGTGCCCAGGTGGCGCAGATCAATTTGCGCATTCTCGGCCGTGGACAGCTCGGCCTCAGCCTCGACGAAACCTGTGACGAAACCACCGTGGCGAAGCTGTTCAATGTGTTTCTCGGTGCCGATCATGGGCTCAACATCGACGACCTGGACGCTGAAGCACTGGCATCCGGCATTCCTGCCGGGTTGCAGCGCAGTACGCCGTATCTGCGTCATCCCGTGTTCAACGCTCATCACAGCGAAACCGAAATGCTGCGTTATCTGAAGCAGCTGGAGAACAAGGACCTGGCGCTCAACCAATCGATGATTCCGCTGGGCTCCTGCACCATGAAGCTCAACGCGACCAGCGAGATGATCCCCATCACCTGGCCGCAGTTCGCCAACCTGCATCCGTTCGTGCCGAAAGAGCAGGGGGTGGGTTATTCCTTGATGATCGAGGAATTGGAGCGCTGGCTCTGCGCGATCACCGGTTTCGATGCGATCTGCATGCAACCCAATTCGGGCGCTCAGGGTGAGTACGCCGGGTTGTTGGCGATTCGCAAATATCACGAGAGCCGCCATCAGGGCGCGCGGGATATCTGCCTGATCCCGTCCTCGGCCCACGGCACCAACCCGGCTTCGGCGCAAATGGCCGGAATGCGGGTAGTGATCGTCGAGTGCGACGAGGGGGGTAATGTCGATCTGAATGATCTGAAGGAAAAAGCCACGGAGGCGGGGGACAAACTCGCCTGCCTGATGGCGACTTATCCGTCGACTCACGGGGTCTACGAGGAAGGCATCAGCGAGATCTGTGAAGTTATCCACAATCACGGCGGTCAGGTGTACATGGATGGCGCCAACCTTAATGCGCAGGTTGGATTGGCACGGCCGGCCGACATCGGTGCCGACGTATCGCACATGAACCTGCACAAAACCTTCTGCATTCCCCACGGCGGTGGCGGACCGGGGATGGGCCCGATCGGCGTTCGGGCGCACCTGGCGCCATTCGTCGCCAATCACCCGGTGGTGCCAATCGAAGGTCCGCTGCCGGAGAACGGCGCGGTGAGCGCGGCACCTTGGGGCAGCGCAAGCATTCTGCCCATCAGCTGGATGTACATCGCGATGATGGGGCCGCAACTGGCGGATGCGAGCGAAGTGGCGATTCTCGCCGCGAATTACCTGGCGCAGCATTTGGCGGGTGCATTTCCAGTGCTCTACACCGGGCGCAACGAGCGAGTGGCCCACGAATGCATCCTCGACTTGCGACCGCTCAAGGCGCTGACCGGAATCAGTGAAGAGGACGTTGCCAAGCGCCTGATGGACTACGGCTTCCATGCGCCGACCATGTCATTCCCGGTGCCGGGGACGTTGATGGTCGAACCGACCGAGAGTGAGTCGAAGGCGGAGCTGGACCGTTTTATCGGCGCGATGCTGAGTATTCGCGCGGAAATCACCGAGGTGCAGAACGGCAACTGGCCGGCGGAGGACAACCCGCTGAAACGCTCACCGCATACCTTGGCCGACATCACCGGGGTTTGGGAGCGGCCGTACAGCATCGCGCAGGCGGTAACGCCGGATGCGCATACCAAGGCCCATAAGTATTGGCCGGTGGTGAACCGTGTGGACAATGTTTACGGTGACCGCAATCTGTTTTGCGCGTGTGTGCCGGTGGACGAATACCGCTGA
- the gcvH gene encoding glycine cleavage system protein GcvH, with the protein MSEIPVDLRFAESHEWARLDHDGGVKVGISDHAQEALGDVVFVELPEIGKVFAAGEAAGVVESVKAASDIYSPVSGTVIAVNEELANNPELVNSAPYDSWFFKLEPSDTSELNNLLDPVAYKAAIGE; encoded by the coding sequence ATGAGCGAAATCCCTGTCGACCTGCGTTTTGCCGAAAGTCACGAATGGGCCCGTCTAGACCATGATGGCGGCGTGAAAGTGGGTATTTCAGACCATGCTCAGGAAGCCTTGGGTGACGTAGTGTTCGTTGAGCTGCCGGAAATCGGCAAAGTGTTCGCTGCCGGTGAGGCTGCGGGTGTCGTCGAGTCGGTCAAGGCTGCGTCGGATATCTACTCGCCAGTTTCCGGCACCGTCATTGCCGTTAACGAAGAGTTGGCCAACAATCCGGAACTGGTCAACAGCGCGCCTTATGACAGCTGGTTCTTCAAACTCGAGCCGAGCGATACCTCCGAGCTGAACAACCTGCTCGACCCGGTGGCCTACAAGGCTGCTATCGGCGAGTAA
- a CDS encoding inorganic triphosphatase: MQKETEIKLRVSRETLAALREHPLLKKRNKSGWERRELMNQYFDTPERDLARAKVALRLRRDGEEVIQTLKTRGQSIAGLSERHEYDWSLPKAKLDVKKLDGECWPEELAELDKKTLKAIFTTDFVRERAEIAWGRGKTKVVIEAALDLGHVVVGKQKEEICELELELREGEPAALLELAAELAATLALMPCDISKAERGYRLFDANSYSLSLPAPQITAEMPLDDAFAALSWHLLSSSQRLAEQYRFNGHWRLLQDWVENLAEMRALISSLGQAAPRQSTHDLRVALDALLEDWRPLVQAGLDDEDVRKAAPEQFLEELEDPRWGLFSLNTSRWLLARTWTTDRNVRGNRQGAAQLGSWLPRMLGEEANSLQLQRYQQQPEDLAEQLPRIERIQAWLHHARNVLDIPEMDRLYGELKQLALLANEPITDESLDARKQQAIAVYQNRAWKMLLRM; this comes from the coding sequence ATGCAGAAAGAAACCGAAATCAAACTCCGCGTCAGCCGCGAAACCCTCGCCGCCCTGCGCGAGCACCCGTTACTGAAAAAACGCAACAAAAGTGGCTGGGAACGCCGTGAATTGATGAACCAGTACTTCGACACGCCTGAGCGCGACCTGGCCCGCGCCAAGGTTGCCCTGCGCCTGCGTCGCGATGGCGAAGAAGTGATTCAGACCCTCAAGACCCGTGGCCAGAGTATCGCCGGTCTGTCCGAGCGTCACGAGTACGACTGGTCCCTGCCCAAAGCCAAGCTCGACGTGAAGAAACTCGACGGTGAATGCTGGCCCGAAGAGCTGGCCGAGCTGGACAAGAAAACCCTGAAAGCCATCTTCACCACCGATTTCGTTCGCGAACGCGCCGAAATCGCTTGGGGCCGTGGCAAGACCAAAGTGGTCATCGAAGCCGCGCTGGACCTGGGCCACGTGGTGGTCGGCAAGCAGAAAGAAGAAATCTGCGAGCTGGAACTGGAACTGCGCGAAGGCGAACCGGCCGCGCTGCTGGAACTGGCCGCCGAACTGGCTGCAACCCTGGCGCTGATGCCATGTGACATCAGCAAGGCCGAACGCGGTTATCGCTTGTTCGACGCCAACAGCTACTCGCTGAGCTTGCCGGCGCCGCAGATCACCGCCGAAATGCCGCTGGACGATGCGTTCGCCGCCCTGAGCTGGCATTTGCTGAGCAGCAGCCAGCGTCTGGCCGAGCAATATCGCTTCAATGGCCACTGGCGCCTGTTGCAGGACTGGGTCGAGAACCTCGCTGAAATGCGCGCGCTGATCAGCAGCCTCGGTCAGGCCGCACCGCGTCAGTCGACTCACGATCTGCGGGTCGCGCTGGATGCCCTGCTAGAAGACTGGCGTCCGCTGGTACAAGCCGGCCTGGACGACGAAGACGTGCGCAAAGCCGCGCCGGAACAGTTCCTTGAAGAACTGGAAGACCCACGCTGGGGCCTGTTCTCCCTGAACACTTCGCGCTGGTTGCTGGCCCGCACCTGGACGACTGATCGTAACGTCCGTGGCAATCGCCAGGGCGCTGCACAACTGGGCAGCTGGCTGCCGCGCATGCTGGGCGAAGAAGCCAACTCGCTGCAATTGCAGCGTTATCAGCAACAGCCGGAAGACTTGGCCGAGCAGCTGCCGCGTATCGAGCGCATCCAGGCCTGGCTACACCATGCCCGTAACGTACTGGACATCCCGGAAATGGATCGCCTGTACGGTGAGCTGAAACAGCTTGCTCTGCTAGCGAACGAGCCGATCACTGATGAATCGCTGGATGCGCGCAAGCAGCAGGCGATTGCGGTGTATCAGAATCGTGCCTGGAAGATGCTTCTGCGTATGTAA